In a single window of the Cucumis melo cultivar AY chromosome 11, USDA_Cmelo_AY_1.0, whole genome shotgun sequence genome:
- the LOC103497427 gene encoding protein SHORT-ROOT-like isoform X3, translating to MDTLLRLVNDLGSSDQYSYNNNSSSSSKNSSDRNHYNYYLQNPQSQECFNNSFMEDEDHFSASSSSSHHHHHQLRQLQCSTTTTSTTSTGAAAPVDHDLNFELSEEWASTVLLQTAIAIVNKNTTRIQHLMWVLNELGSPYGDIDQKLAFYFLQGMFSRVTDSGAKCYRTLAAALEKQSCFGSMRRMVLKFEEVSPWMRFGHVASNGALMEALRALATQSDQTPHLTLTTLVAAKSEGTLRAHKKLMKEISRRLEKFARLMGISFKFKPIFHYGDVSHFDFTHLPLKHDEAVAVNCSGALRSVAPLHNRRDFLISLFRSLRPKIITVVEEEADLNADGGADDFFKHLQECLRWFRLYFDSLDGSFPIVTDERLMLERAAGRSVVDLLACGLAESVERRETAVRWTRRLHDGGFKPVSFSEDVNDDVRALLRRYKDGWTVMDGDGAGAGMFLAWKGQPVVWAAAWVPGQVDGEKTHV from the exons ATGGATACCTTGTTAAGGTTGGTCAATGATCTTGGATCCTCTGATCAATATTCTTATAACAATAATTCAAGCAGCAGCTCAAAGAATTCTAGTGATCGAAATCATTATAATTACTATCTTCAAAACCCACAATCTCAAGAATGTTTCAACAATTCGTTCATGGAGGATGAAGATCATTTCTCTGCATCCTCTTCTTCAAgtcaccaccaccaccaccaacTCCGACAGCTTCAATGTTCCACCACCACGACAAGTACTACATCCACCG GTGCTGCTGCTCCAGTTGATCACGACCTAAACTTTGAACTCTCTGAAGAATGGGCTTCTACAGTACTCCTCCAAACAGCTATCGCTATCGTCAACAAGAACACTACTCGAATCCAACACCTTATGTGGGTGTTGAATGAGCTTGGTTCTCCATATGGCGACATTGATCAAAAGCTAGCGTTCTACTTCCTTCAAGGCATGTTCAGTCGCGTCACCGACTCAGGTGCCAAGTGCTACAGAACCTTGGCAGCAGCATTGGAGAAACAGTCGTGTTTCGGGTCGATGAGAAGAATGGTGTTGAAGTTTGAGGAGGTGAGTCCATGGATGAGATTTGGCCATGTTGCTTCAAATGGCGCCTTAATGGAAGCTTTACGAG CTTTGGCAACACAATCGGACCAAACTCCGCACCTTACTCTAACAACCTTGGTTGCAGCCAAATCGGAAGGAACCCTACGAGCTCATAAG AAACTGATGAAAGAAATAAGTAGAAGACTAGAGAAATTCGCAAGGCTTATGGGAATTTCCTTCAAATTCAAACCCATTTTCCACTACGGCGACGTTTCACACTTCGATTTCACACATTTACCCCTCAAACACGACGAGGCCGTCGCCGTCAACTGCTCCGGTGCCTTGCGCTCCGTCGCCCCCCTCCACAACCGCCGCGATTTTCTCATATCCTTATTTCGATCTTTGCGGCCCAAGATTATCACCGTCGTAGAGGAGGAAGCCGATCTCAACGCCGACGGCGGCGCCGACGACTTTTTCAAACACCTTCAGGAGTGTTTACGGTGGTTTAGGCTTTACTTTGATTCCTTGGACGGAAGTTTCCCGATCGTCACTGATGAGAGGTTAATGCTTGAACGCGCAGCTGGACGCTCCGTAGTGGACTTGCTTGCATGCGGGCTGGCGGAATCGGTGGAGAGGCGTGAGACGGCGGTGCGTTGGACGCGTCGTTTGCATGACGGTGGTTTTAAACCGGTGTCGTTTAGTGAGGATGTAAATGATGATGTACGCGCGCTTTTGAGGAGGTACAAGGATGGGTGGACAGTGATGGACGGCGACGGAGCCGGAGCCGGGATGTTCTTGGCTTGGAAGGGGCAGCCGGTGGTTTGGGCCGCCGCGTGGGTGCCTGGACAGGTAGACGGAGAGAAGACACACGTGTAA
- the LOC103497427 gene encoding protein SHORT-ROOT-like isoform X1: MDTLLRLVNDLGSSDQYSYNNNSSSSSKNSSDRNHYNYYLQNPQSQECFNNSFMEDEDHFSASSSSSHHHHHQLRQLQCSTTTTSTTSTGAAAPVDHDLNFELSEEWASTVLLQTAIAIVNKNTTRIQHLMWVLNELGSPYGDIDQKLAFYFLQGMFSRVTDSGAKCYRTLAAALEKQSCFGSMRRMVLKFEEVSPWMRFGHVASNGALMEALRGEKKLHIIDIPGSYSSFCTQWPTFIEALATQSDQTPHLTLTTLVAAKSEGTLRAHKKLMKEISRRLEKFARLMGISFKFKPIFHYGDVSHFDFTHLPLKHDEAVAVNCSGALRSVAPLHNRRDFLISLFRSLRPKIITVVEEEADLNADGGADDFFKHLQECLRWFRLYFDSLDGSFPIVTDERLMLERAAGRSVVDLLACGLAESVERRETAVRWTRRLHDGGFKPVSFSEDVNDDVRALLRRYKDGWTVMDGDGAGAGMFLAWKGQPVVWAAAWVPGQVDGEKTHV, translated from the exons ATGGATACCTTGTTAAGGTTGGTCAATGATCTTGGATCCTCTGATCAATATTCTTATAACAATAATTCAAGCAGCAGCTCAAAGAATTCTAGTGATCGAAATCATTATAATTACTATCTTCAAAACCCACAATCTCAAGAATGTTTCAACAATTCGTTCATGGAGGATGAAGATCATTTCTCTGCATCCTCTTCTTCAAgtcaccaccaccaccaccaacTCCGACAGCTTCAATGTTCCACCACCACGACAAGTACTACATCCACCG GTGCTGCTGCTCCAGTTGATCACGACCTAAACTTTGAACTCTCTGAAGAATGGGCTTCTACAGTACTCCTCCAAACAGCTATCGCTATCGTCAACAAGAACACTACTCGAATCCAACACCTTATGTGGGTGTTGAATGAGCTTGGTTCTCCATATGGCGACATTGATCAAAAGCTAGCGTTCTACTTCCTTCAAGGCATGTTCAGTCGCGTCACCGACTCAGGTGCCAAGTGCTACAGAACCTTGGCAGCAGCATTGGAGAAACAGTCGTGTTTCGGGTCGATGAGAAGAATGGTGTTGAAGTTTGAGGAGGTGAGTCCATGGATGAGATTTGGCCATGTTGCTTCAAATGGCGCCTTAATGGAAGCTTTACGAGGTGAAAAGAAGTTGCATATAATTGATATTCCTGGAAGTTACTCCTCATTTTGCACTCAATGGCCAACTTTTATTGAAGCTTTGGCAACACAATCGGACCAAACTCCGCACCTTACTCTAACAACCTTGGTTGCAGCCAAATCGGAAGGAACCCTACGAGCTCATAAG AAACTGATGAAAGAAATAAGTAGAAGACTAGAGAAATTCGCAAGGCTTATGGGAATTTCCTTCAAATTCAAACCCATTTTCCACTACGGCGACGTTTCACACTTCGATTTCACACATTTACCCCTCAAACACGACGAGGCCGTCGCCGTCAACTGCTCCGGTGCCTTGCGCTCCGTCGCCCCCCTCCACAACCGCCGCGATTTTCTCATATCCTTATTTCGATCTTTGCGGCCCAAGATTATCACCGTCGTAGAGGAGGAAGCCGATCTCAACGCCGACGGCGGCGCCGACGACTTTTTCAAACACCTTCAGGAGTGTTTACGGTGGTTTAGGCTTTACTTTGATTCCTTGGACGGAAGTTTCCCGATCGTCACTGATGAGAGGTTAATGCTTGAACGCGCAGCTGGACGCTCCGTAGTGGACTTGCTTGCATGCGGGCTGGCGGAATCGGTGGAGAGGCGTGAGACGGCGGTGCGTTGGACGCGTCGTTTGCATGACGGTGGTTTTAAACCGGTGTCGTTTAGTGAGGATGTAAATGATGATGTACGCGCGCTTTTGAGGAGGTACAAGGATGGGTGGACAGTGATGGACGGCGACGGAGCCGGAGCCGGGATGTTCTTGGCTTGGAAGGGGCAGCCGGTGGTTTGGGCCGCCGCGTGGGTGCCTGGACAGGTAGACGGAGAGAAGACACACGTGTAA
- the LOC103497427 gene encoding protein SHORT-ROOT-like isoform X2 has product MDTLLRLVNDLGSSDQYSYNNNSSSSSKNSSDRNHYNYYLQNPQSQECFNNSFMEDEDHFSASSSSSHHHHHQLRQLQCSTTTTSAAAPVDHDLNFELSEEWASTVLLQTAIAIVNKNTTRIQHLMWVLNELGSPYGDIDQKLAFYFLQGMFSRVTDSGAKCYRTLAAALEKQSCFGSMRRMVLKFEEVSPWMRFGHVASNGALMEALRGEKKLHIIDIPGSYSSFCTQWPTFIEALATQSDQTPHLTLTTLVAAKSEGTLRAHKKLMKEISRRLEKFARLMGISFKFKPIFHYGDVSHFDFTHLPLKHDEAVAVNCSGALRSVAPLHNRRDFLISLFRSLRPKIITVVEEEADLNADGGADDFFKHLQECLRWFRLYFDSLDGSFPIVTDERLMLERAAGRSVVDLLACGLAESVERRETAVRWTRRLHDGGFKPVSFSEDVNDDVRALLRRYKDGWTVMDGDGAGAGMFLAWKGQPVVWAAAWVPGQVDGEKTHV; this is encoded by the exons ATGGATACCTTGTTAAGGTTGGTCAATGATCTTGGATCCTCTGATCAATATTCTTATAACAATAATTCAAGCAGCAGCTCAAAGAATTCTAGTGATCGAAATCATTATAATTACTATCTTCAAAACCCACAATCTCAAGAATGTTTCAACAATTCGTTCATGGAGGATGAAGATCATTTCTCTGCATCCTCTTCTTCAAgtcaccaccaccaccaccaacTCCGACAGCTTCAATGTTCCACCACCACGACAA GTGCTGCTGCTCCAGTTGATCACGACCTAAACTTTGAACTCTCTGAAGAATGGGCTTCTACAGTACTCCTCCAAACAGCTATCGCTATCGTCAACAAGAACACTACTCGAATCCAACACCTTATGTGGGTGTTGAATGAGCTTGGTTCTCCATATGGCGACATTGATCAAAAGCTAGCGTTCTACTTCCTTCAAGGCATGTTCAGTCGCGTCACCGACTCAGGTGCCAAGTGCTACAGAACCTTGGCAGCAGCATTGGAGAAACAGTCGTGTTTCGGGTCGATGAGAAGAATGGTGTTGAAGTTTGAGGAGGTGAGTCCATGGATGAGATTTGGCCATGTTGCTTCAAATGGCGCCTTAATGGAAGCTTTACGAGGTGAAAAGAAGTTGCATATAATTGATATTCCTGGAAGTTACTCCTCATTTTGCACTCAATGGCCAACTTTTATTGAAGCTTTGGCAACACAATCGGACCAAACTCCGCACCTTACTCTAACAACCTTGGTTGCAGCCAAATCGGAAGGAACCCTACGAGCTCATAAG AAACTGATGAAAGAAATAAGTAGAAGACTAGAGAAATTCGCAAGGCTTATGGGAATTTCCTTCAAATTCAAACCCATTTTCCACTACGGCGACGTTTCACACTTCGATTTCACACATTTACCCCTCAAACACGACGAGGCCGTCGCCGTCAACTGCTCCGGTGCCTTGCGCTCCGTCGCCCCCCTCCACAACCGCCGCGATTTTCTCATATCCTTATTTCGATCTTTGCGGCCCAAGATTATCACCGTCGTAGAGGAGGAAGCCGATCTCAACGCCGACGGCGGCGCCGACGACTTTTTCAAACACCTTCAGGAGTGTTTACGGTGGTTTAGGCTTTACTTTGATTCCTTGGACGGAAGTTTCCCGATCGTCACTGATGAGAGGTTAATGCTTGAACGCGCAGCTGGACGCTCCGTAGTGGACTTGCTTGCATGCGGGCTGGCGGAATCGGTGGAGAGGCGTGAGACGGCGGTGCGTTGGACGCGTCGTTTGCATGACGGTGGTTTTAAACCGGTGTCGTTTAGTGAGGATGTAAATGATGATGTACGCGCGCTTTTGAGGAGGTACAAGGATGGGTGGACAGTGATGGACGGCGACGGAGCCGGAGCCGGGATGTTCTTGGCTTGGAAGGGGCAGCCGGTGGTTTGGGCCGCCGCGTGGGTGCCTGGACAGGTAGACGGAGAGAAGACACACGTGTAA